A part of Carettochelys insculpta isolate YL-2023 chromosome 1, ASM3395843v1, whole genome shotgun sequence genomic DNA contains:
- the LOC142007649 gene encoding olfactory receptor 52N4-like, with translation MENLLKPSNLTSSGPSTFILIGIPGLEVAHLWISIPFSMFYIISLLGNITVISVVGKEETLHKPMYLLLCMLAVTDLGTSTTVLPKALCIFWFNLKSITVDGCLTQMFFLHLFSVMHSSVLVTMAFDRCVAICNPLSYTTILPNARIAKLGLVGLLRAVLFILPMPLLLSSQPFCANCIIPHTFCDNMAVAKMSCGDITVSRIYGLVIVIVVNGLDLSLIAFSYGLIIRALLKISSKKAHQKALNTCTAHICVILTSHVPSIFSSLTHRFGQGIAPHIHIILANLCFLLAPMLNPIIYGVKTKELRDKVGKYICRR, from the coding sequence ATGGAAAACCTACTGAAACCTTCCAACCTTACCTCCTCTGGGCCTTCAACATTCATCCTAATTGGCATCCCGGGCCTGGAAGTGGCCCACCTCTGGATTTCCATCCCCTTTTCTATGTTCTACATTATCAGCCTTTTGGGAAACATCACAGTTATATCAGTTGTAGGCAAAGAAGAGACCCTTCACAAGCCAATGTACTTGCTTCTCTGCATGCTGGCGGTAACAGATCTTGGCACATCTACCACCGTACTGCCAAAGGCACTctgtatattttggttcaatcTGAAAAGCATTACTGTGGatggctgcctcacccagatgttcttccttcATTTGTTTTCTGTTATGCACTCATCTGTGCTCGTGacaatggcctttgatcgctGCGTCGCCATATGTAACCCTCTGAGTTACACCACCATCCTCCCCAATGCACGAATAGCTAAGCTAGGGCTAGTGGGTTTACTAAGAGCTGTTCTCTTCATTCTGCCCATGCCCCTACTCCTGAGCAGTCAGCCCTTCTGTGCCAACTGCATTATCCCTCATACTTTCTGTGACAACATGGCTGTGGCAAAGATGTCATGTGGGGACATCACAGTCAGCAGGATATATGGGTTGGTCATTGTAATTGTAGTCAATGGGTTAGATCTAAGTCTCATTGCGTTTTCATATGGTCTGATCATACGGGCTCTTCTGAAGATCTCCTCCAAGAAAGCCCACCAGAAAGCCCTCAACACTTGCACAGCTCATATCTGTGTAATATTGACATCACATgttccctcaatcttctcctcTCTGACACACCGGTTTGGTCAGGGCATTGCTCCACACATTCACATCATTTTGGCTAACCTCTGTTTTCTCCTTGCCCCCATGCTCAACCCTATTATTTATGGGGTCAAAACCAAAGAACTTCGTGACAAAGTGGGCAAATACATATGCAGAAGGTGA